Proteins encoded within one genomic window of Patescibacteria group bacterium:
- a CDS encoding DNA modification methylase, with amino-acid sequence MTYKDVINLYEKYKKVYKNNAYKYISKILQEAKKIHYRDFLKNPTPKKDHEQSWKPFKGNALERIIDYILKEKIEELGLKLINGKKIERTKPKNLSIELQTVKRNLSVDFGKFGFHIPDVDLIIYDPMDCKVIAVILSKSTMRERIAQSAYWKIRMKDYSLTKHIKVFLASPDEDGNFTEIKGMNKSRAIVEADLDGAYIMSETPIKESEKIKTFDKFIDELKKILK; translated from the coding sequence ATGACCTACAAAGATGTTATAAACCTCTATGAAAAATACAAGAAAGTTTATAAAAACAACGCCTACAAGTATATTTCAAAAATATTACAAGAGGCAAAAAAAATTCATTATCGGGATTTTTTAAAGAATCCTACACCCAAAAAAGATCATGAACAATCATGGAAGCCTTTTAAGGGCAATGCACTGGAAAGAATTATTGATTATATTTTAAAAGAGAAAATAGAAGAGTTGGGTTTAAAATTGATAAATGGCAAAAAGATTGAGAGAACAAAACCCAAGAATCTTAGTATTGAATTGCAAACAGTGAAAAGAAATTTATCTGTTGATTTTGGTAAATTTGGTTTTCATATTCCAGATGTGGATTTAATTATTTATGATCCGATGGACTGCAAGGTTATTGCTGTTATTTTAAGTAAATCAACTATGCGTGAGAGAATTGCCCAATCGGCATATTGGAAAATTAGAATGAAAGATTATTCTTTGACAAAACATATTAAAGTATTTTTAGCCTCGCCAGACGAGGATGGTAATTTTACTGAAATTAAAGGTATGAATAAAAGCAGGGCTATTGTGGAAGCAGATTTAGACGGGGCATATATTATGAGCGAGACGCCGATTAAAGAAAGTGAAAAAATTAAAACATTTGATAAATTTATTGACGAACTTAAAAAAATTTTAAAATAG